A genomic stretch from Setaria italica strain Yugu1 chromosome VII, Setaria_italica_v2.0, whole genome shotgun sequence includes:
- the LOC101774795 gene encoding kelch repeat-containing protein At3g27220 encodes MARPVAKARPPKHLVALAVVAVLGLVLVADYLWASSSSSAVWSSRLTLPTSPAVQAPPVAKENTKDKKPVGSMDINATFADLPAPELKWEGMAEAPVARLDGAAIQIKNLLYVFAGYGTINHVHSHVDIYNFSDNTWGGRFDMPKDMAHSHLGMVTDGRFIYVVTGQYGPQCRGPTARNFVLDTETKEWHDLPPLPVPRYAPATQLWRGRLHVMGGSKEDRHEPGLEHWSLAVKDGKALEKEWRSEIPIPRGGPHRACVVANDKLLVIGGQEGDFMAKPGSPIFKCVRRSEVVYSNVYMLDDGMTWKELPHMPKPDSHIEFAWVNVNNSLIIAGGTTDKHPITKKMVLVGEVFRFNLDTLEWSVIGRLPFRIKTTLVGYWDGWLYFTSGQRDKGPKDPSPKKVVGCMFRTKLHL; translated from the exons ATGGCGAGGCCGGTGGCGAAGGCGCGGCCGCCTAAGCACCTGGTggcgctcgccgtcgtcgccgtcctcggcctcgtcctcgtcgccgactACCTCTGggcttcgtcctcctcctccgccgtctgGTCCTCCAGGCTTACCCTCCCAACCAGCCCCGCCGTGCAGGCGCCGCCCGTCGCGAAGGAG AATACAAAGGACAAGAAACCTGTAGGTTCGATGGACATAAATGCAACTTTTGCAGACTTGCCGGCTCCAGAATTAAAATGGGAGGGGATGGCTGAAGCACCTGTTGCACGTTTGGATGGTGCTGCTATACAGATTAAGAATCTCTTATATGTATTTGCTGGATATGGCACCATTAACCAT GTGCATTCTCACGTTGATATATACAATTTCTCGGATAATACGTGGGGTGGAAGATTTGATATGCCCAAGGACATGGCACATTCACATCTGGGGATGGTTACTGATGGAAGATTCATCTATGTGGTAACTGGACAGTATGGTCCGCAATGTAGGGGACCTACAGCTCGAAATTTTGTATTGGACACAGAAACAAAAGAATGGCATGATTTGCCTCCATTGCCAGTTCCTAG ATATGCTCCAGCAACGCAACTTTGGAGAGGCAGACTTCATGTGATGGGTGGCAGCAAGGAGGATAGGCATGAACCTGGGCTTGAACATTGGAGTCTCGCGGTAAAGGATGGGAAAGCATTGGAGAAAGAGTGGAGGAGCGAGATACCAATACCACGTGGAGGTCCTCATAG GGCTTGTGTTGTTGCAAATGATAAACTCCTTGTTATTGGTGGTCAAGAAGGTGACTTCATGGCCAAGCCTGGGTCTCCTATATTTAAATGTGTTAGGAGAAGTGAG GTTGTGTATAGCAATGTTTATATGCTTGATGATGGGATGACATGGAAGGAACTTCCACATATGCCAAAACCAGATTCACATATAGAGTTTGCTTGGGTGAATGTTAATAATTCTCTCATTATTGCTGGAGGAACCACCGATAAGCACCCAATAACTAAAAAGATGGTATTGGTCGGTGAAGTATTTCGGTTCAATCTGGACACACTg GAATGGAGTGTGATTGGACGGTTACCTTTCCGTATCAAGACCACGTTGGTAGGATACTGGGATGGCTGGCTGTATTTCACTTCTGGGCAACGAGACAAAGGACCAAAAGACCCGTCTCCTAAAAAGGTTGTCGGGTGCATGTTTAGAACTAAGTTGCATCTGTGA